From Saimiri boliviensis isolate mSaiBol1 chromosome 9, mSaiBol1.pri, whole genome shotgun sequence, a single genomic window includes:
- the HELZ2 gene encoding 3'-5' exoribonuclease HELZ2 isoform X1: protein MAVWEAEQLGGLQRGDLLTPPAPDGDGRVAPLGRLPRAQLYCPACLVTCHSQEAFENHCASPEHAQMVAFDQAVPWEHRPPPPGLSTFKLCPKPDLCEYGDACTNAHSAQELQEWVQRTKAAELREQAAWQDGLVPYQERLLAEYQRSSSEVLVLAETLEGVRVTCNQPLMHQAQERKAQYSWTFAVHSEEPLLHVALLKQEPGADFSLVAPSLPTGQLYARGERFRVLGSTADFQVGVRVQAASFGAFEQWVAFDFGRRPVLLRKLRLQLGQGRGLGPCEGRVLGHPEELERWHSGNRHVVPVVERTAEQTALMARYKAPALALDFSSGGLASGPISPANYRQRMHQFLYEEEAAQQRLVAKLTLRSRVSLKTALQTPALNMLFAPPGALYCEVPIPSSLTPDTDQGFLLGRAVRTALVAPVPAPGHTVFEAQLERQASSEQALWLLLPARCCSALGLQPETQLVLEVQFQVDPMTFRLWHQAVDTLPEVQLVVPNLPTCALPSPRSVPSLQRGNRKQKLAVALIAGWGPRDGRRVPPLLIYGPFGTGKTYTLAMASLEVIRQPQTKVLICTHTNSAADIYIREYFHSHAGGGHPEATPLRVMYTDRPPSQTDPVTLKYCCLTDDRRAFRPPTSAELERHRLVVATTSQARELRVPVGFFSHILIDEAAQMLECEALTPLAYASSGTRLVLAGDHMQVTPRLFSVARARAAERTLLHRLFLHYQQEAHEVARQSRLVFHENYRCTEAIVSFVSRHFYVAKGDPIHARGKVPRHPRHYPLMFCHVAGSPQRDMSMASWLNLAEIAQAVEKVQEAYNTWPPCWGSREQGRICVVSHGAQVSALRQELRRRDLGQVSVGSFEILPGREFRVVVLSTVHTCQSLLSPGTPDPGFFTDARVLNTVLTRAQSQLVVVGDAVALCSCGACGKLWESFIRECVEQHSVCPEGLSMEQIEQGVAQRRRWARRGAQAGASRVWEAAAEPMGDLAKELAAVGTATVKAEPAEGALSPASRGLTATTVQMVAGAEPAGDAGKEDVEPGAGAAGTAAVEGVESTEPEDAEADFWPLDGELNADDTILQELLDESRKVMVTVGEDGLLDTVAMPESPRQARLYENLPPGTLRKLLRSAPGRYCRCTFLQETFERASAIPLDDAPSGPIPVRGRLDCGMAFSGDEVLVELLSGDGAPEGRLRGRVVGVLKRRRRELAFVCRMDAWDPRIMVPINGSVTKIFVAELKDPSQVPIYSLLKGRLQRVGLERLPAQAWHRRLFWVHIVLWRSGFYYPLGIVREVLPEASTWEQGLRILGLEFGLRTPLLDQAAAAKALQKYHAELGRVAGRREDCRAFLTFTVDPQGARNLDDALSVRDLGPRCEVAVHIADVASCVPRDGALDVEARRQGAVFYAPDSEPVPMLPAGLCQDILSLLPGRDRLALSLFLTLEKASGQLKSLRFAPSVVCSDRQLSYEEAEEVIRQHQGAGHELPARLDSVDACVVAACYFSRQLRRCRLRSDRFYEQPDEDSVLGFRAAHLMVQEYMIQFNRLAAELLVGSESTRMVTPLRRQPAPRGQQMEAVREKHGERAPLSLHLSHHLRGCGGDGGPTDTRLPLLASLWKQVQFAARTHDYEQMVDLIATDDMHPFLAPAGRDLRKALERSAFVRSGRGGDGQRGGHYSLQVDWYTWATSPIRRYLDVVLQRQILQVLGCGGSAYSARDIDGLCQDFGLQHALAQSYQRRARSLHLAARLKAQALDKLGFVVDVEAGSRCFRLLFPGNRETLPDPCPVPYASLQLAEQPHALAGRPGLRLLWRRRVYSVRSSSPPLPPPGPVLDPHTWAVSAALWKQLLVLVEQQRWPEAAALIQKGEEPRRRELVQVQRSRCGHFLEVARELGSGDTLQVQLGARLQHGFLVPSPQLWTVAPGFSLCLEHVERPGDCFLGHTYQAPRDRYRDADEYACVWEPFCALESVTGAVAENDSVTLQHLSVSWDVSRTLPGQLQGTFCLEAAFLEEKHVDINFGGCYLCIRLEGLRASTASPPPGPRSLGPGLSVDPGTYTWVAHGLTEDRDPEHRADRQEAPRRVHFFVHSVSMEKVPEEVLRPGTLFTVELLPKQLPDLRKEEAVRGLDEASPLVTSIALGWPIPQPVYRAIPSRFLERQTYDIPGGRHRLNPSQNRAVREALEKPFMVIQGPPGTGKTVVGLHIVFWFHKSNQEQVQLGVPPGGENRLGGPCILYCGPSNKSVDVLAGLLLRKLELKPLRVYSEQAEATDFPVPQVGSRSLLRKSPREGRPKQSLRSITLHHRIRQAANPYSSEIKAFDARLQRGEVFSREDLALYKKVLWNARKFELDRHQVIVCTCCCAASASLKTLDVRQILVDEAGMATEPETLIPLVQFPQAEKVVLLGDHKQLRPVVKNEQLQNLGLDRSLFERYHGDAHMLDTQYRMHEGICAFPSVAFYKSRLKTWQGLRRPPSVLGHAGKESCPVIFGHVQGHERRLLVSTDEGNENSKANLEEVAEVVRITKQLTLGRTVEPQDLAVLTPYNAQASEISKALLREGITGVVVSSITKSQGSEWRYVLVSTVRTCARSDLDQRPTKSWLKKFLGFVVDPNQVNVAFTRAQEGLCLIGDHLLLRCCPRWRSLLDFCEAQQSLVPASQVRVRRRPAVPS from the exons TTTGGCCGCCGGCCGGTGCTGCTgcgaaagttgaggctgcagctgGGTCAGGGGCGTGGCCTGGGACCCTGCGAGGGTCGGGTGCTCGGCCACCCTGAGGAGCTGGAGCGCTGGCACTCCGGCAACCGCCATGTGGTTCCTGTCGTGGAGCGGACAGCCGAGCAGACGGCCCTGATGGCCAGGTACAAGGCGCCCGCCCTGGCCCTAGACTTCAGCAGCGGCGGCCTGGCCTCGGGCCCCATCTCGCCAGCCAACTATCGGCAGAGGATGCACCAGTTTCTCTACGAGGaggaggcagcccagcagcgGCTGGTGGCCAA GCTGACCCTGCGGAGCCGGGTGTCCCTGAAGACAGCCCTGCAGACGCCAGCGCTGAACATGCTCTTTGCGCCTCCGGGAGCGCTGTACTGCGAGGTCCCCATCCCGTCCTCCCTGACGCCAGACACGGACCAGGGCTTCCTGCTGGGCCGGGCGGTCCGCACGGCTCTGGTGGCCCCCGTGCCCGCACCGGGCCACACAGTGTTCGAGGCGCAGCTGGAGAGGCAGGCCAGCTCTGAGCAGGCGCTGTGGCTGCTGCTTCCGGCCCGCTGCTGCTCGGCCCTGGGGCTGCAGCCCGAGACTCAGCTGGTCCTGGAGGTGCAGTTCCAGGTCGACCCGATGACCTTCCGCCTCTGGCACCAGGCAGTGGACACGCTGCCCGAGGTGCAGCTGGTGGTGCCCAACCTGCCCACCTGTGCCCTGCCCAGCCCTCGGTCCGTCCCATCCTTACAGCGTGGCAACCGCAAGCAGAAGCTGGCCGTGGCGCTCATCGCTGGCTGGGGTCCCAGGGATGGGAGGCGCGTCCCCCCGCTGCTCATCTACGGCCCCTTTGGCACCGGCAAGACCTACACGCTGGCCATGGCCTCCCTGGAAGTCATCCGGCAGCCTCAGACCAAGGTGCTCATCTGCACCCACACCAACAG CGCTGCCGACATCTACATCCGGGAGTACTTCCACAGCCACGCCGGCGGCGGCCACCCCGAGGCCACTCCTCTCCGTGTGATGTACACGGACCGGCCGCCAAGCCAGACAGACCCGGTGACCCTGAAGTACTGCTGCCTGACCGACGACCGCCGGGCCTTCCGCCCGCCCACGTCGGCAGAGCTGGAGCGGCACCGCCTGGTGGTCgccaccacctcccaggcccGTGAGCTCCGGGTGCCAGTCGGCTTCTTCTCCCACATCCTCATCGATGAGGCGGCCCAGATGCTGGAGTGCGAGGCCCTCACCCCGCTGGCCTATGCCTCGAGCGGCACCCGCCTCGTGCTGGCGGGCGACCACATGCAGGTCACGCCCCGGCTGTTCAGCGTGGCCCGGGCCCGGGCGGCGGAGCGCACGCTGCTGCACCGCCTCTTCCTGCACTACCAGCAGGAGGCGCATGAGGTGGCGCGGCAGAGCCGCCTGGTCTTCCACGAGAACTACCGCTGCACCGAGGCCATTGTCAGCTTCGTCTCACGGCACTTCTACGTGGCCAAGGGCGACCCCATCCACGCCAGGGGAAAGGTCCCGCGCCACCCCCGACACTACCCGCTCATGTTCTGCCACGTGGCAGGCAGCCCCCAGCGGGACATGTCCATGGCGTCCTGGCTGAACCTGGCCGAGATCGCCCAGGCCGTGGAGAAGGTGCAGGAAGCCTACAACACCTGGCCCCCCTGCTGGGGCAGCCGCGAGCAGGGACGCATCTGCGTGGTTTCCCACGGGGCCCAG GTCAGCGCACTGAGGCAGGAGCTGAGGCGGCGGGACCTAGGCCAGGTGTCTGTGGGCAGCTTTGAGATCCTGCCAG GGCGGGAGTTCCGAGTGGTGGTGCTGAGCACGGTGCACACCTGCCAGAGCCTGCTCAGCCCCGGCACCCCGGACCCCGGGTTCTTCACTGACGCCCGCGTGCTCAACACCGTCCTGACACGCGCCCAGTCCcagctggtggtggtgggggacGCCGTGGCCCTCTGCTCTTGCGGGGCCTGTGGCAAGCTTTGGGAGAGCTTCATCCGTGAGTGCGTGGAACAGCACAGCGTCTGCCCTGAGGGCCTGTCCATGGAGCAGATTGAGCAGGGTGTGGCCCAGAGGCGGCGCTGGGCCCGCCGAGGCGCACAGGCTGGGGCCTCCAGGGTCTGGGAGGCTGCTGCGGAGCCGATGGGGGACCTGGCCAAGGAGCTGGCCGCTGTGGGGACAGCCACAGTGAAGGCAGAGCCAGCAGAGGGGGCTCTGAGCCCGGCGTCCCGTGGCCTCACGGCAACCACAGTGCAGATGGTGGCCGGGGCGGAGCCTGCAGGAGACGCAGGGAAGGAGGATGTGGAGCCCGGGGCTGGCGCAGCAGGAACTGCCGCTGTGGAGGGCGTGGAGTCCACGGAGCCAGAGGACGCAGAGGCTGACTTCTGGCCGCTGGATGGGGAGCTCAATGCTGACGACACCATCCTGCAGGAGCTTCTGGACGAGAGCCGGAAGGTGATGGTGACCGTCGGGGAGGACGGGCTGCTGGACACTGTCGCCATGCCCGAGTCCCCGCGCCAGGCCCGGCTGTACGAGAACCTGCCCCCGGGCACACTACGGAAGCTGCTGCGTTCGGCCCCGGGGCGGTACTGCCGCTGCACCTTCCTGCAGGAGACCTTCGAACGGGCCTCCGCCATCCCGCTGGACGACGCCCCCTCGGGCCCCATCCCAGTCAGAGGCCGCCTGGACTGCGGGATGGCCTTCTCCGGCGACGAGGTGCTGGTGGAGCTCCTCTCGGGCGACGGGGCCCCCGAGGGGCGGCTTCGGGGCCGTGTGGTGGGCGTGCTGAAGAGACGGCGGCGCGAGCTGGCGTTCGTGTGCCGCATGGATGCCTGGGACCCGCGCATCATGGTGCCCATCAACGGCTCCGTCACCAAGATCTTCGTGGCGGAGCTGAAGGACCCATCACAGGTGCCCATCTATAGCCTCCTCAAGGGCCGGCTGCAGCGTGTGGGGCTGGAGAGGCTCCCGGCCCAGGCCTGGCACCGCCGGCTCTTCTGGGTGCACATCGTCCTGTGGCGATCCGGCTTCTACTACCCGCTGGGCATCGTCCGGGAGGTGCTGCCCGAGGCCAGCACCTGGGAGCAGGGCCTCCGGATCCTTGGCCTGGAGTTCGGCCTGAGGACACCCCTGCTGGATCAGGCCGCGGCCGCCAAGGCGCTGCAGAAATACCACGCGGAGCTTGGCCGGGTTGCCGGCCGCCGAGAGGACTGCCGTGCCTTCCTGACATTCACCGTGGACCCCCAGGGCGCCCGCAACCTCGACGACGCCCTCAGCGTCCGGGACCTGGGCCCCAGGTGCGAGGTGGCCGTGCATATTGCCGACGTGGCCAGCTGCGTGCCCCGGGATGGGGCGCTGGACGTGGAGGCCCGAAGGCAGGGTGCAGTGTTCTACGCCCCCGACAGCGAGCCGGTGCCCATGCTGCCAGCCGGCCTCTGCCAGGACATACTGAGCCTCCTTCCGGGCCGGGACCGCCTGGCCCTCTCCCTGTTCCTCACTCTGGAGAAGGCCAGTGGCCAGCTGAAGAGTCTGCGCTTTGCGCCCTCCGTGGTCTGCTCCGACCGCCAGCTGTCCTAcgaggaggcggaggaggtgaTCAGGCAGCACCAGGGCGCCGGCCACGAGCTGCCGGCCCGCCTGGACTCCGTGGACGCCTGCGTCGTGGCCGCGTGCTACTTCTCCCGGCAGCTGCGTCGCTGCCGCCTGCGGTCTGACCGCTTCTACGAGCAGCCGGACGAGGATAGCGTCCTGGGCTTCCGCGCGGCCCACCTCATGGTGCAGGAGTACATGATCCAGTTTAACAGGCTCGCGGCTGAGCTCCTGGTGGGCAGCGAGAGCACGCGGATGGTCACACCTCTGCGGAGGCAGCCAGCGCCCCGCGGCCAGCAGATGGAGGCCGTGCGTGAGAAGCACGGGGAGCGGGCGCCCCTGTCACTGCACCTCAGCCACCACCTGCGTGGCTGCGGCGGAGACGGTGGCCCCACCGACACGCGGCTGCCCCTCCTGGCCTCCCTCTGGAAGCAGGTCCAGTTTGCCGCCCGCACCCACGACTATGAGCAGATGGTGGACCTGATCGCCACAGACGACATGCACCCGTTCCTGGCTCCCGCGGGCCGCGACCTTCGCAAGGCCCTGGAGCGCTCGGCGTTTGTCCGCAGCGGCCGGGGGGGCGACGGGCAGCGGGGCGGCCACTACTCCCTACAGGTGGACTGGTACACCTGGGCCACCTCGCCCATCCGGAGGTACCTGGACGTGGTGTTGCAGCGGCAGATCCTCCAGGTGCTGGGCTGCGGGGGCTCTGCGTACTCTGCCAGGGACATCGACGGGCTGTGCCAGGACTTCGGCCTCCAGCACGCGCTGGCCCAGAGCTACCAGCGGCGGGCGCGCAGCCTGCACCTGGCCGCGCGGCTCAAGGCCCAGGCTCTCGACAAGCTGGGCTTTGTCGTGGACGTGGAGGCGGGATCCCGCTGCTTCCGACTGCTCTTCCCCGGCAACCGGGAGACGCTGCCCGATCCCTGCCCTGTCCCCTACGCCTCCCTGCAGCTGGCGGAGCAACCCCACGCCCTGGCGGGCCGGCCGGGCCTGCGGCTTCTGTGGCGGCGCCGTGTCTACTCCGTGCGGAGCTCCAGCCCTCCCTTGCCGCCGCCCGGCCCCGTGCTGGACCCACACACCTGGGCCGTCTCCGCGGCCCTGTGGAAACAGCTGCTGGTGCTGGTGGAGCAGCAGCGCTGGCCGGAGGCGGCTGCCCTCATCCAGAAGGGAGAGGAGCCCCGGCGGCGGGAGCTGGTGCAGGTGCAGCGGAGCCGCTGCGGCCACTTCCTGGAGGTGGCCCGGGAGCTGGGCAGCGGGGACACTCTGCAGGTGCAGCTGGGCGCCAGGCTGCAGCACGGCTTCCTGGTCCCAAGCCCGCAGCTCTGGACCGTAGCGCCCGGCTTCAGCCTCTGCCTGGAGCACGTGGAACGGCCTGGGGACTGCTTCTTGGGCCACACGTACCAGGCCCCACGGGACCGGTACCGCGACGCGGATGAGTACGCCTGCGTGTGGGAGCCGTTCTGCGCGCTGGAGTCGGTCACCGGCGCGGTCGCCGAGAATGACTCTGTCACGCTGCAGCACCTAAGCGTCTCCTGGGACGTGTCGCGGACGCTGCCGGGGCAGCTGCAGGGCACCTTCTGCCTGGAGGCCGCCTTCCTGGAGGAGAAGCATGTCGACATCAACTTCGGCGGCTGCTACCTCTGCATCCGGCTGGAGGGGCTGCGGGCATCCACGGCCAGCCCTCCCCCTGGGCCCCGCAGCCTCGGCCCCGGCCTGAGCGTCGACCCCGGCACCTACACCTGGGTGGCCCACGGGCTGACGGAGGACAGGGACCCGGAGCACCGGGCCGACCGGCAGGAGGCTCCTAGACGGGTGCACTTCTTCGTCCACAGCGTGAGCATGGAGAAGGTTCCAGAAGAGGTGCTGAGGCCGGGGACCCTGTTCACTGTCGAGCTGCTGCCCAAGCAGCTTCCTGATCT CCGCAAGGAGGAAGCCGTGCGTGGGCTGGACGAGGCCTCCCCACTGGTCACCAGCATCGCCCTGGGCTGGCCCATCCCGCAGCCTGTCTACAGAG CGATCCCCAGCAGGTTCCTGGAGCGCCAGACCTATGACATCCCTGGAGGCCGCCACAGGCTGAACCCCAGCCAGAACCGGGCTGTCAGGGAGGCTCTGGAGAAGCCTTTCATGGTCATCCAGGGCCCACCAG GTACAGGGAAGACGGTCGTGGGCCTCCACATCGTGTTCTGGTTTCATAAATCAAACCAGGAGCAGGTGCAGCTCGGAGTTCCCCCAGGGGGGGAGAATCGGCTAGGGGGTCCCTGCATCTTGTACTGCGGCCCCTCCAACAAGTCGGTGGATGTCCTGGCAG GACTGCTCCTGAGAAAGCTGGAGCTGAAGCCCCTCCGCGTGTACAGCGAGCAGGCTGAGGCCACTGACTTCCCAGTGCCGCAAGTGGGCAGCAGGAGCCTGCTCAGGAAGAGCCCCCGGGAGGGGAGGCCCAAGCAGAGCCTCAG GAGCATCACCCTGCACCACCGGATCCGGCAGGCTGCCAACCCGTACTCATCGGAAATCAAGGCCTTTGATGCCCGGCTGCAGAGAGGGGAAGTCTTCTCCAGGGAGGACCTGGCTTT GTACAAGAAGGTCCTGTGGAATGCTCGGAAGTTCGAGCTGGACCGGCACCAGGTCATCGTCTGCACATGCTGCTGCGCAGCCTCTGCCAGCCTGAAAACCCTAGACGTCAGGCAGATCCTTGTGGACGAGGCGGGCATGGCCACGGAGCCCGAAACCCTCATCCCCCTGGTGCAGTTCCCACAGGCCGAGAag GTGGTTCTTCTCGGAGACCACAAGCAGCTGCGGCCTGTGGTCAAGAACGAGCAGCTGCAAAATCTGGGTCTGGACCGGTCTCTGTTCGAGAGGTACCATGGGGACGCACACATGCTGGACACCCAATACCGCATG CATGAGGGCATCTGTGCCTTCCCTTCTGTGGCATTCTACAAGAGCAGGCTGAAGACGTGGCAGGGCCTGAGGCGGCCTCCCAGTGTTCTGGGCCACGCCGGCAAGGAGAGCTGCCCTGTCATCTTTGGCCACGTGCAGGGCCACGAGCGGAGGCTGCTGGTGTCCACAGATGAAGGGAATGAGAACTCCAAGGCCAACCTGGAGGAGGTGGCTGAGGTG GTCCGCATCACCAAGCAGCTGACCCTGGGGAGGACAGTGGAGCCCCAGGACCTCGCCGTCCTCACACCCTACAATGCGCAGGCCTCTGAGATCAGCAAGGCACTTCTGCGAGAGGGCATCACTGGGGTGGTCGTGTCTTCCATCACCAAGAGCCAGG GGAGCGAGTGGCGCTACGTGCTGGTGAGCACCGTCCGCACCTGTGCCAGGAGCGACCTGGACCAGCGGCCGACCAAGAGCTGGCTCAAGAAGTTCCTGGGCTTTGTTGTGGACCCCAACCAAGTGAACGTGGCCTTCACGCGGGCACAGGAGGGGCTCTGCCTGATCG GAGACCACCTCCTGCTCCGCTGCTGCCCGCGCTGGCGTAGCCTCCTGGACTTCTGTGAGGCTCAGCAGAGCCTTGTGCCCGCCAGCCAGGTGCGCGTCCGGAGAAGGCCAGCTGTGCCTTCCTGA